In Reichenbachiella agarivorans, one genomic interval encodes:
- the yaaA gene encoding peroxide stress protein YaaA, protein MISLISPAKTLDFEENVSLETTFPRFPKETKELIAVLKQKSSTDLQELMSISENIADLNVKRYKTFNSSHNSKNSKASVYAFKGDVYLGLEANTLDTQGIDFAQKHLRILSGLYGLLRPLDLIQPYRLEMGTRLAFDDYNTLYSYWGDKIVKLLHSDLKKQGDNIIVNLASNEYFKSVDRKSLKAQVIDTEFKNMKDGSYKLISFFAKRARGLMARYIIEHQINDIESLKAFDYDGYFYDPKDSTASKLAFKRG, encoded by the coding sequence ATGATCTCACTTATCTCCCCTGCCAAAACCTTAGATTTTGAAGAAAATGTATCCTTAGAAACTACTTTTCCACGATTTCCAAAAGAGACAAAAGAGTTGATAGCTGTCTTGAAACAAAAATCAAGTACCGACCTACAGGAGTTGATGAGTATCAGTGAAAACATCGCAGATCTCAACGTCAAGCGATACAAAACGTTCAATTCCTCCCATAATAGCAAAAATTCAAAAGCCTCTGTATATGCATTCAAAGGAGATGTTTACTTGGGATTGGAAGCCAATACTTTGGATACACAAGGTATAGACTTTGCGCAGAAGCATCTGCGTATCCTCTCAGGATTGTATGGACTATTGAGGCCCTTGGATCTTATCCAGCCCTATCGCTTGGAGATGGGTACGCGTTTGGCATTTGACGACTACAACACCCTGTACAGCTATTGGGGTGACAAGATCGTGAAATTACTCCATAGCGACCTCAAGAAACAAGGAGATAACATCATCGTCAACCTTGCTTCCAACGAATACTTCAAATCCGTGGACCGAAAAAGTCTAAAAGCACAAGTCATAGACACGGAATTTAAAAACATGAAGGATGGCAGTTACAAATTGATTTCCTTTTTTGCCAAACGAGCCAGAGGATTGATGGCACGCTACATTATCGAGCATCAGATCAATGACATAGAAAGCTTGAAGGCCTTTGACTATGATGGCTACTTCTATGATCCTA